The window GCGTGTCAACCATGGGGTCATCCACATGCTCAATCAGCCATTCCATAGCCTGGGTCACAGACATGCTGCAGAAAGAGTGATTAGTTATTAATGACCTTTATTTAATCAAGTGTGAGTTGGGTCACTTACATTAATAATGCACCAAAACATCATGTCTGctcatttgattattcttatttagaaatattttaccACATGTTCATGTAACAACTGAATTGACACTTAAAGGGTGTACTAAgtaaatttgtttgtttacagtatGTTCCACAGACCAATAGTCTTGGACTGTACACTGCCACCCAGAAATGCACTATTCACAGCCACATTTGTTAACTATGAACTGACCAGGAACCCTACAGTTCAAAATTTGCGATCAGTAAGATttaagacactgaagactggagtaataaaaaaaaacaattattttaaattgtactaatataatcacaatgttactgttttactgcagttttcatcaaataaacgcagcctttgtgagcattagagacttctttcaaaaacatgacctcaaacatttaaacagtgtTGCAGTCAACAACTGAAAGTGTCTATTAATGAGAATATCACAAAAACAATATAGAAGTTACATACAGCTGGTCAACCTCATATAGAATAACATTacttttggaaaaaataaataatttgttttccctttaaaggagtagttcacttccaggatggaaattctgtcatcttttactaattttaatatctTCTTCTTGTGTTcaatagaagaaagaaactcatacagctttggaacaagtggaggtgagtaaaaaatgactgaattttcatccACTTTtgattatttaagaaaaaaaagtgagagtACTCACTGGTTTAAGCGTAGAGCCTTCACAGCACGACTCTCAGGGAAACCCATCTCAGTCAGCTGCTGCAGGGCCGCTTCATCCACaccatcctcctcatcctcatccagCATGGCTGCCAGAGAGGTAAGACACCAAGAATAACCATTCACCATCATTTGCTAAGAGAGCAAAATCATATATACACCTGCACACTGACCAGTCAGACATGTCCTGTGAGAACGGTATTGAGTGGTTATCAGAGATCAAAAATAAAGcagcttaataattatctcttaAGAAAATTACTGTGGCAGTACTATTGTACAGCAATATTACTCTATGGTACTTTAATAAGAAGTcagattaattaataatatgtcagaaaaaccTATGGTAGATGGTAATTAATTGTTTCACCAAGgcttaaattgatttaaatccATTCTGGTCTCTATCCATAGCTTACCATTGGCCTTTTTGAAGAGCTCAACAGCATCTGGATTCATAGCCAGCAGCTTCTGAGCCACCTCAATAAGTGAGACCAGAATCTTCCTCAGCTCTGTTTGAAACTGAAGGAGACAAAAGAAATTAGGAAAATGGAAACATTATATTCTGAACCACTGCAATGCAGAAAGGTCTAACTGTATGAACTGCAAGCACCCACATCTCTGATACTGTGTTGAGTTACAGTGCGGTCAGTGTTGCGAGTGGTCAGGTTTGCTGTGGCTTTGAGGATGGCGTCCTTGTCTGGCGCTTTGCTCTCTTGCTTCTTCTGCCAACAAGCACAGACACTGTTCAGTTTTGCAGAATCACAGAGCTTAGAGGTGTAATGCATAGCATTAATTaagaagagttcacccaaaaagaaaatgGTCACCAGATACCTTCTCTTCAGAAGATATGTCAGTCATTTTTGGCGGAGCCTGCGGAGGTCTTTTCTTTATCAATAATAAGCAGtctagaaaataaacaaaaatgaatgagGATTCATGTCTGTCAGAATCTGAttttaaatacaaagaaaatatgCAAACCATGACTACACTCTAGATCAGTGGTCCTTAACCAGGAATGGGACTGAATAGAGGgccttagcaaaaaaaaaaaaaaaaagggccctCAAGATGACTTAAATGATTAAAATTCAGCATGAAAGGAAATTGCGTTCATCTTTTTCTTTATTGTGATGTATATATCTGAGAGGAATGGCTTctcaaacaacaaaaaagttaatgtatttgattaaagattacaagatcacacacacacacacacaaaaatgtgaatggataaataaataataaacacttaaaaagaagaaaattgtCCATTTTAATTTAATGGTGAATGGagacaaaaaaagtatttaagaacaactaaaacaataaaaaatatatatatatatttcttagttCAATTCACTCCctcaacaaaatgtatttttaaaatattcaatctGGTAGATATTGCgagaacaaacaattaaaaaaaaatacttatcctTAATCCTTACCCAGTAAAGTAACAAACTGGAAAAAATCATGGGGGCCTTTTTGAATATTGTCATGAAAAACGCAGGGCCTTAGAGTCAAAAATGTTTAAACCACCAGATGAACCAGAAAGTTTGAATACCTTTGTCTTTAAGATTTTCCTCAGCAACAGTTTTGGATTCGGTGAGAATTCTTTCAGTGGCAGCATGAATGAGTTTGTGATGTGTAAGAGTTTTAGGATCCTCTAGACTTCCATGGACACACTGTAAGAGAagaagaacacaaattaagtgtatttaactactatgtactgacgtttaattatataataaatttttaCGCACATACATGtaccgatatttgaaaaataccaGCATGTAGAAACACATACTACAGAAATACACTGTCGCCCCTACACTTACACCACAACCCACCTTTAACCCTAACTAAATCCCACCTCAGCAGCAGCTAAATTTACAGTGGAGTCCAGTACTGTGGTAGTACTATGGTACACTTGGCAATGATTGCTACCATGTTACCTGGTACTGCATAATTAATGTATGCTGCTCT of the Carassius gibelio isolate Cgi1373 ecotype wild population from Czech Republic chromosome A5, carGib1.2-hapl.c, whole genome shotgun sequence genome contains:
- the LOC127998732 gene encoding ubiquitin-associated domain-containing protein 1 isoform X3 — translated: MFSCVHGSLEDPKTLTHHKLIHAATERILTESKTVAEENLKDKDCLLLIKKRPPQAPPKMTDISSEEKKKQESKAPDKDAILKATANLTTRNTDRTVTQHSIRDFQTELRKILVSLIEVAQKLLAMNPDAVELFKKANAMLDEDEEDGVDEAALQQLTEMGFPESRAVKALRLNHMSVTQAMEWLIEHVDDPMVDTPLPGQDSPGVPAAAAPAPAPAPSASASGARARLSSQASLEEAKQDELTEIFKRIRRKREFRPDSQAVLALMEMGFDEKEVIDALRVNNNQQGAACEWLLGDRKPTPEDLDKGIDTSSPLFQAILENPVVQLGLTNPKTLLAFEDMLENPLNSTQWMNDPETGPVMLQISRIFQTLNRT